DNA sequence from the Thunnus maccoyii chromosome 7, fThuMac1.1, whole genome shotgun sequence genome:
CTGGTGAGGATTCCAACCCTAATTTGTCATTGCATAATCCTAAAGCTGTACACATGAAATAACACTGCATTTCCACAAGGTGTCATTTCAAATAGTTCAGCCAAAATTTTGCATTTACAAATTTCTTtgttattccaaaaaaaaataGGAACGAAGGGAAAAGATTGCAAAGCTGGAAGTGATCAACAATGGCAAGACCATCACTGAAGCACTGGTGGACATTGATATTGCCTGGCAGTGCATTGAATACTATGCTGGCATGGCTGGTACACTTGCAGGTGGGTGCACCAACGCTCTAGTTTTTGTCAAATGAGCATGATCCATCTTCACCTAAACTTCATCTGTACCATTAGATCCTTTATACTCTGTTATATTTGCTCCAAAATTGAACttactgttgtgttgtgtttgtattttcttcagGCCAGCATGTCCAGCTTCCCGGTGGATCATTTGCTTACACCAGGAGGGAGGcccttggtgtgtgtgtgggaatcGGTGCCTGGAATTACCCCTTCCAGATAGCATCATGGAAGTCTGCTCCTGCTCTGGCATGTGGTGAGTTTGTAACAGTGTTTCTAACACATTGTTGTAAGGTTTGAGGCCATTTTTTCTGCTTGAGTGTCCAGCATCATGTGTCTCTTGTGTTTAAGAATCCTGCCGTGTGGACCGTAAcctgcagtgttttttaaatttgttttttgtttctttaggTAATGCTATGGTATTCAAGCCTTCTCCAATGACTCCTGTGACTGCCGTCATACTGGCTGAGATCTACAAAGAGGCAGGAGTACCTGACGGGCTCTTCTGTGTGGTGCAAGGTGGAGCAGAGACTGGCACCTTGCTCTGCCATCACCCGATGGTCGCCAAAGTCTCGTTCACTGGCAGCGTGCCGACAGGCAAAAAGGTACACTGACagaatataacaaatataacataGTTCTGTGAAATTtaacagaaaagaacaaagcAGTGTGAACATCATGTCTACTTTTATAAGTAGACAAGTAGTATATTGCCAGAATCCCATTATATTGTGTTAGATGCAAGTTTAGCTTGATTGGGAATGTTTGCACTGTAACAACAATATAACGTTGATCACAACTGGAACAGATTTAGTGGTCATTATGATTGATTACTTAAAACTTTCAAGATATTGCAGTATCTTTATACCATGGTGAAATGACTTGGATGCCTACAGTCATGAACAAATCATAGTATGAGGAAAATGTGGATCAGCAGTGTAGATTATATGtgctttgtatttaaaaaacactaaTACACTGTGTTCTCCTTGTACTCAGGTCATGGAAATGTCTTCAAAGGGGGTGAAGCAGGTGACTCTGGAGCTTGGAGGGAAATCTCCCCTCATCATCTTCAAAGACTGTGACCTGGAGAACGCAGTGAAGGGAGCACTCATGGCAAACTTCCTCACACAGGGACAAGTGAGTTTacagggttttgttttttttttaacctgttgTATCATTTACTTATTCTATTCGATGCACTTCACCCCACAGGTTAAACAAAAATCAATCTGCTTTTGTAAAGGTTTGCTGCAATGGGACCAGAGTGTATGTTCAAAGAGAGATCATGCCGCAGTTCCTGGCAGAGGTGGTCAAGAGGACCCAGGCCATCCCTTTGGGTGACCCCCTGCTGGATGGCACTCGGATGGGGGCACTGATCAGTAAGCCACAGCTGGAGAAGGTGCTGGGATTTGTCAGTCAAGCCAAGAAAGAGGTACGTAAAAATGATGAAAGCATTATTACTTTGATCATTAGATTAGACAAAGTTGTCACAATTCCTACAGATGAATTGAGCAATCATGGAGAAGCCTTTATCAGGGAATTAATCAGCTGTGATAGCACCTCAAGAATACTCACCCAGCTATAAAGcaatttaaattgttttcagtttttagttcTCATGGATATTTTACTAATATGTTTGTTTCTCCAGGGAGCCAAGGTGCTTTGTGGAGGGGAGCCTTTTGTACCCAGTGATCCCAAACTGAAAGGAGGCTATTTCATGGCACCCTGCGTACTTGGTATATCTGTTTGTATATTCTCCaatatatgtcttttttttagtgCCCCCGCCAGCTACTGATGATACAGCTTCAGAGATTATTCCATCTGCATGTGTTGTGTCCTTGTATGTATGTTACACCCAGCTCTCTCTCCCCCGGCACAGACAACTGCAGAGATGACATGACCTGTGTGAAGGAGGAGATTTTTGGCCCAGTCATGTCTGTCTTGCCTTTCGACACAGAGGAGGAAGTTCTCCGGCGGGCTAACAATACCACTTTTGGACTGGCCTCTGGAGTCTTCACCAGGTCAGCTGAGGAAAGCTTgcgcgcgcacgcacgcacacacacacacacacacacacgcacatcttTGTTTGTCATTATTCAGAAGTCTGTTGCAACTGCTGATAAACAATGCTGATGGTTTACACTTGACGATAAGGAGGTTATTTCATTCCATTGGCAGTGACCCTGGGTTTCCACCACATGGCCAATAAAACTTTCACAACTAACGTGGAACTCATTGTACAACTAGAAAATGCAGTTTCTGTAGAAATTGTGTGTGATTACTGAAAGCGAATTTAGATAgcataactggaagctgaacactattgaaaaatctaccaagattaaaatcagcaatggatgtttgtaagacagacatgctatgcactgagctaacatgtcacacagtaaTGTCAGGCCAGATTCTGGTGTTTAGCCTGTCActtgcatgaaattgacaaaaaagcagctCAGCTCATCaagcagattgacatcacctggactccTTCATCTCTACTGAGTTCTGCCCTAATCAGGGCTcaaactcacaacctttggatctaaaaggagtTCAGAAATGACATGAGcttaaaccactggactactCAGACATGCCACGTAGCACAGGAGATGTCTTTAACAAGCATATCAGTCCACATTTTAGGTAGTAATGTTAAGGTAAGCTAGAGTGGAATTGAATTATGGTATAGGATAAAGATGTGAggcaactttgtacatgagagaaatattatgaggagcactgcagtgagcaggtactgaacacacaaccttgtcatctaaAGGGTAGCTGATCATGAGAgcagtgttctaaaccactgagccaacagatATTCCCAGTAATGAGagaaaaaatctccattttgatgatgaaaatgtatttgtctcaaactagagCTTGGAGCCCAGAGATTagtacatcattagtgaaagcaagactagtttaacatgagaatgaatgatatgtgtaaaaagtgtttgaaggaagagagaatctgtaagtttaagaaactggagtgagaggagacacacatcctgcagactgtattgcagtcaatgagaacatgacagcgactctctatcaattaaggttcagatctcaaaaactataagtcccatgtgaaatgtatttacattgtgagagagaagaggcttgtggcaacatactgagacaagatatgtgcttgaggagttaaaattgtggaAGTGATagctgttcagaaaaaaaattctagTCTAAAAATacctgtgctctccactgtgcctgatcacatgacacactggtgagacctgacAAAGTCTGAAAAACCTCTGACTGTtggcttaaattgctgaaaaattataaaagatatcactaaacaatctgataactttgaaagttcaaagttttgtgaacattttaaagtttgaatggcGTCTGTATGATAAGGGACGTCCaagcagttgagtgtcaaagtgaccaaggTTCCAACTTGGTTGGATggttcgtcccatagactgccattataaattttaatgttttaaaaaattatataaaatcactgaaacatgttacatttcagaaaaatacaatcaCACATCCgctgaatgagttgcacagattgatgtttgaatggtttttatagcacaaagtatgcagcagttgaaacgcAGCAAAAAACGTACAGAAgacggaataagaataaagagcTTTTAGCAATCACACAATAATAGTCTTTGCATCTGGATGGCAGATGAGGCAGCATTTTTACCTGCGTGGTCAAGTTGTATTTAGACGACTGAGTGTTATTTTTGTGCTGAAAATCCCAAAATCTGTCCTTTTTCCCCTGCCTGCAGGGACATTTCACGAGCCCATCGTGTGGCTGAGAACCTGGAGGCAGGAACCTGCTTCATCAACAACTACAACGTTAGCCCTGTGGAAGTGCCATTTGGCGGATACAAGATGTCAGGTAGGATGTTGTAAAGTTAAAATGGTCAGAATTACCACTTCTGTCAATGTAGACGCAAAGTGTCTTCAATGTAGAAGCATGTGATCATAGTATTACATGTTATTGCAGTAGGTGACCTGAATTAATCTCAGTGAATGTCAGTAGGGTGAATCATCTATGATGTCTACTGTGCTTTGCCAGGCTTTGGCAGAGAGAACGGCCAGGTGACAATCGAGTACTACTCCCAGCTGAAGACTGTGGTCGTAGAAATGGGCGATGTCGAGAGCCTCTTCTGAAACTCCTCACCAAGTTTACACTGCTGTGACCAGAAATTTAATAAAACTCTTCACCCTTTAGTCATGATCACTACACCAGACATGAGGACCTATAGCACTCTCCTCTtttgcactgtttgtattttaccTGTGTACTTAGAGAAACATGCCTGAAAAAATCACATGTAAGAACTGAATATGTGGACTATTATAGCTTCTTACCTGTTCACAGTCTTAATTTTCATTAGCTAACAAGTTAACCTGCTTTAGCATTGAGCAAGTAAATCAGTGCGCTgctaatcaaataaaaaaacctgCCTTAAGTAGAAACTGAGAAGGAAACGGCATTAGAAGAAAGACAGCTGGTGTCAGATACTGTGAATTTCAGTGAAATTCTGTTGGACAGCTACTACCTTTTTGTAACAAAATAAATTCCATTCAGATACAAACTCTTTGTTCCTGGTTACTTGCTGCTtcaggggagaggagaggaaatgacaaGGAGACAAAATAGAACTAAGGATGAATgatatagattttatttatttatttattttacagatatGGAACATCCAATATTCTTCATATTTGCCAGTACAAATACTGACTCAGATATGTGACATCTTAATGTGATACCACATTTACACCCTCAACTACTGTAATACACCTGTTGTATTACAAGTACACTAGTTTGCTCAGCTTATCACTATTGAGCAATTCTTGCTTAATCATTTATGAGAcctcatttgtttttaacaccGCTTTGTTTTATTACTTGATAGTCCAGTTTACAAGTGTGTGCAGTCACTCAAGCACCAATTGCTTTCTCTGAAGTGTAgaaatttttaaatgtgtgttctTGAAATGAATCATCTTCAGTGTGgatgtttaatataaaatatgcctGTTGTAGGTTCTATATAGTCCCCTgtcactcaaaaatatgtttttcttgttcctacagttggatgtttgagcttcacagTGTAGAATGCTTAAAGTGGGAAGTTTCagtgtgctcactgaaaatcttatttcaagttcaacttttgaaatgaaaaaatatttgcatattcaatttttaatgaggaagaaggagtagatgccattttaaggaatTTTACATGGTAATTATACttatttgtggaaaaatcatatcagagatacattattgttccaagcagaatatttttgcgtggaggggatctttaaataataattactgTTAAACTGACAGGTATGGGACACTGCAGCATGTTGTAGTTAAAAGACAGTGTGGACAACCAGAGTTCTGTCCagatgacaataataataaactttatttatatagcattttCTCAataatgttacaaagtgctttacaaaaaaaccccccaaaaaacagacaaggcagataaaaagaaagtagagacaataaaatgaaaaggctaaaataaataaaagtatatatcAAACATGTCAAAAAGCTTTTACAAAGAATATAAAAGAGGGCATCACCACATAAGTGCTGTATTACCAATAAGATTAAAGACGTACACATCCAAATTTTACACAGTAGATATCCAACAAATGGACTCAAATGGAAGATTATATATTGTGTAAAACTAATCATAATATTAAAATTgactgtaaaaatgtcattacaCTTCAAACATGATAAATATAGGGGAGAATGGGGTAAatagagccagtgggtaaaatgagccaccccctttatcttggtaaccataaacaaaagtaatcatgtgatcacaaattaagaaagtatagttcacattaaTCAATCCATCTCagactcaagcacatggagagagtggtcagcaaaacagagcaaaaaaaaaagatttttgtcatgccaagtgatTTCATCATGTTAttaaagttatcagtcttgtatcttaattaaaaaagataagtttTAGACATTAtgacatgttaatttaagtcagtgtaagcaacaaaacaaagtcataaaCGTAACATAACTGTGGATCTGaaccactgtgtgaaacagttttgtcaaaatagaggttgtggggtaaaacgtgTCAGTGACattggggcaagttgagtcaatggtTCAATTTACTCCCAAAAATATTTTCcgatattctagagactagagaccctgttcatgttaatgtttgatcactgttacaagtattacaatgttgatgaataaatacctaattgttgattgatgttaagtttaagccacacacaaacatgctatacatacagacgggtggcaaattaaaggaaaagccaacatagagtgtcttagtaaggtgttgggccaccagaacagcatcaatacaccttggcattgattctacagtctctgaactctactggaggaaTGAACACCATTCATCCaaaagatgatgatggtggtggtggagaacgCTGTCCAACACATCGATTCAAAATCTCCCATACGTGTTCAaataggttgagatctggtgactgtgaaggtcatagcatatgattcacatcattttcatattcatcaaaccattcagtgacccctcgtgccctttGAATGTGGGCATTGTCATTGAAATGGAATGGAATGTCCAGGGAGGAAAGGCAGATAAGGATTTAGCCTTCAAGTCTTAATTCTAAGCAGAGACCAAAAGAAACTCCCTAGAGATAcggtgaattaattaaaaataactgttagggTGATGAATATGGGATGATTGTGATGCATGTGGCTGTATATGCAAGCACCAACACTGAACTTCATTCAATATCTCTTCAGCCTAGCAAACTGGGAGATCTGGACTTGAAAATATGTATTCTGGatattgcaataaaactctgaaagacaacttgctctctgtgaattcatcttaaATTTCCACTACAGTCATCCTGGAAGAAACAACTCCCATCAAggtaaaaatgtttcatcataggataaaggtgatcactcaggacagtggacccaaaccatgccagcaaaatgccccccaaatcataacagagccaccagaccccctcactgtaggggtcaagcattcagacctggaccagtttttcctttaatttgatacctgtctgtatacacaaaaacacattcacacacatattattTCTGTGGCTAACACACAAAGCTCACAGTTGAATCTTTACTGAAAGTGTTTAGGtgacatgttgaacaacaggacacaaacatataattttactgaaaagtatgagtttttgcctttgttaaatcgatgacattaataaagttcaaaattatctcaaatttgtttgattttgtgtaatttttatatcagtatttaatggtaacactattttctatttctattttataatCTTTTTATCATAACCTGAAACTCcttctttttaaattatcattattctttatttaaactcgtattcttgtttctttattcTGTTGAGCATATCTGcactgtttgtgtatttaaatgttttttaagtaAAGTTcgaaaaaaaatccaaacacaaGCATTTATTTTGACAGCGATGAACCGGAAGTGTTTCTGCTCACTGTTTTGAGTATTCCATCGTTGTCTTGTAGCGTCCGTTCAACAATGCAGGTAATGTCATTTTAGTCCAATATACTGCGAAAGACCACATAGTTCTTTATCATAGTATTCGTTGGAGTCTTGTTTGTATTCGGTGCTTGTGGTTTATTTGTCATTAGAACTAGCAGTAGTTAGTTTGCTACATTAGGTAGTTAGCGTTCAGCTAAGTTAGCATATCTACCATCACTGTAGAGTCGCACGGACTGTCGCTATGATGCACTGTGATGTGAGTGTATTTAGATATTAGACTGActtgtcttttttcctccttcagcagcgAGAAGAGAAGCAGTTAGAAGCGTCGGTGGAGTCGCTCGCTTCTCGAGTGGCACACGTCAAAAACGCTCTTCACAGTTTCATTTATAAGTTGGAAAATGAATACGAGCGATTAACATGGTAAGTAAAGCGTCTGCTTTACTTATAATGGGGTAACAACGACTAcctattttacacttttaatgTCATCATTATTAGTATagatgattattatattatagatGATTAAATAGATGGTTGACCACCAAACACGTAAtatcacatttgtttgttttttcatgcaaaGCAAAGAATTGGAATATTAATATGACTAAATTCTGTTTACTTAAATGTAGACATTTGAAGTTGtcacttcatcattttcagCCTTAAATGCCTCAGCATCAGGTGTTGTATGTGTGAAGTTGTATGTGCAACTTAATTGCACAAAAACAATGAAGTGAACAACTTCACACACAACACGCATGTTGAAAGTGTTGAAATttaagaaaatggtgaaaaatgttgatcactgtttcccaaagcccaagggaACATCCTTGAATGTCCTGgtttgtccacaacccaaagatatttagtaaAATatatagaagactaaataaaccagaatatatttacatttgagtcaCTGGAattggagattttttttcttgaaaaatgactcaaaacgatgaaaccaaatcaaaatagttgctgattcattcagtagttaatcaattaattgactaatcaaacAATCTATtgaaaagtacattttacatattGCAATTTAACTGACTTTCAACAGTAGAGTCTGTGTCCAAGTAAAAACATAGTCAAAAGTCTCCATAAGCTAGAAATAACTGGGTTGTGTGCATGAAGACTTTGTGTGACTGATGCTTTAGACGTCTTTATTGGAGATGATCGTGCAAAATGAGTTGTATTAGAATGTTTGGCTTCCAAAATTGTGACCATACACCAGTCACAGTTTGCAAAGATAATCACGCCAGTCagtctctgtctcactctctagCCAAACTCTAAAATCAAGACTGagttgtcattgtgtgatattaatgaaaaaatatctttatcatAATATGTAGTGGATTGTTGTGGAAACCGAAatctgtaatgttttaaaattaatatGATATCTATCGCTATGATGGAGGGTGTTGAAACTATCCACTTAACATCAGCATTACCTGGTTAGTCAATGACATGTTTTACTgcataaaaacaatgaggaaCTGTCATCATTTGTCATTAAAATGTACAGATTTTAATTTCTAAGAGGTTTTTGGCAGATAAATTTTCATTCTCAGAtgctgtggtgtgtgttttcGTCACTCAGGCCCCAGGTTTTGGACAACTTTGCTCTTTTATCTGGTCAGCTGAACACTATCAATAAACTTCTCAAGAATGAGAAGACACCATCCTTTCGCAACCAGGTCATCATACCCCTGCTTCTGTCTCCAGACCGGGATGAGGATTTAGCAGTGAGTATCTTTCACTCTTAAAGCCACTTAAGTGTCTGTCTTTCTGACCTGGCCATTCATCACATCTGCTTATTGTCTGTTAGAAACTCACAGAGCAGCGTGTCCCGGTGTTCAGCCACGAGATTGTGCCGGACTACTTGCGAACCAAGCCTGATCCAGaggtggaggagcaggagaAACAGCTGAGTGCAGAGGCCACACGTATAGGCCCAGAGGTGGCGCAGGTACGTTAGTTATCATACAGACTGACTGGATTGATGCTGTCTTACTCTTGATAGAACATGAAGCAATTTTACTGTTCAAAAACGTAGAAATCTCACTTGTGTATTTTGCATTATTAAAATTATCAGGTGACATTTTTTACCAACAGAAACAGATCCAGACGTTGAATAAGTTGTGTACTAGTCTGCTGGAGAAGCTAAACAATCCTCGTGAGGACAGAGATGCAGAAAGTGCAGGTATGTACATGGTTTCACTGAGCACGTCATTCATCTTGAATTGTAAACTGAACTGTGCATGATTTGGTCTTTTCAGCAATACGCCAGAACAAACCATCTTTTAACCCGGCCGACACAAACGCACTGGTTGGAGCGGTTGCATTTGGAAAGGGGCTTTCCAAATGTAGA
Encoded proteins:
- the aldh9a1a.1 gene encoding 4-trimethylaminobutyraldehyde dehydrogenase A, coding for MAQSILDIMPGASTGTVQVTEPLNFWAGKRVKPRQEKNAEPVFEPATGRVLCQMVPCGQEEVDEAIKSAHAAYLKWSKMAGMERARVMLEAARIIRERREKIAKLEVINNGKTITEALVDIDIAWQCIEYYAGMAGTLAGQHVQLPGGSFAYTRREALGVCVGIGAWNYPFQIASWKSAPALACGNAMVFKPSPMTPVTAVILAEIYKEAGVPDGLFCVVQGGAETGTLLCHHPMVAKVSFTGSVPTGKKVMEMSSKGVKQVTLELGGKSPLIIFKDCDLENAVKGALMANFLTQGQVCCNGTRVYVQREIMPQFLAEVVKRTQAIPLGDPLLDGTRMGALISKPQLEKVLGFVSQAKKEGAKVLCGGEPFVPSDPKLKGGYFMAPCVLDNCRDDMTCVKEEIFGPVMSVLPFDTEEEVLRRANNTTFGLASGVFTRDISRAHRVAENLEAGTCFINNYNVSPVEVPFGGYKMSGFGRENGQVTIEYYSQLKTVVVEMGDVESLF
- the med8 gene encoding mediator of RNA polymerase II transcription subunit 8 isoform X2, which encodes MQQREEKQLEASVESLASRVAHVKNALHSFIYKLENEYERLTWPQVLDNFALLSGQLNTINKLLKNEKTPSFRNQVIIPLLLSPDRDEDLAKLTEQRVPVFSHEIVPDYLRTKPDPEVEEQEKQLSAEATRIGPEVAQKQIQTLNKLCTSLLEKLNNPREDRDAESAAIRQNKPSFNPADTNALVGAVAFGKGLSKCRPPGQVAPGHPGQGPMMSGGPTLQQVTIGGGSSQQAGMGGPVAPQQQGQPGKMPSSIKTNIKSASGSMHPYNR
- the med8 gene encoding mediator of RNA polymerase II transcription subunit 8 isoform X1, whose protein sequence is MQQREEKQLEASVESLASRVAHVKNALHSFIYKLENEYERLTWPQVLDNFALLSGQLNTINKLLKNEKTPSFRNQVIIPLLLSPDRDEDLAKLTEQRVPVFSHEIVPDYLRTKPDPEVEEQEKQLSAEATRIGPEVAQKQIQTLNKLCTSLLEKLNNPREDRDAESAAIRQNKPSFNPADTNALVGAVAFGKGLSKCRPPGQVAPGHPGQGPMMSGGPTLQQVTIGGGSSQQAGMGGPVAPQQQGQPGRRPGDLGKMPSSIKTNIKSASGSMHPYNR